One part of the Gossypium raimondii isolate GPD5lz chromosome 1, ASM2569854v1, whole genome shotgun sequence genome encodes these proteins:
- the LOC105786705 gene encoding LOW QUALITY PROTEIN: protein STRICTOSIDINE SYNTHASE-LIKE 10 (The sequence of the model RefSeq protein was modified relative to this genomic sequence to represent the inferred CDS: deleted 1 base in 1 codon) produces the protein MIIAFDCKGEGPYVGVFDGPILKWHGPKLGWKEFAIPSSIKKKELCDGSTNPNLEPICGRPLGWKFNPITCDLYVGDAYFGLLMIRPNGGIAQTLVTSIEGIPFKFINGLDIESSTGVIYFTDSNTTFQRRYADFLSRSIDISERLLKYDLHTKNASVIYTSLMFPNGVALSKNHSFLLVAETIRTRILKFNLGTNNFEPEVFVVLLRVPDNIKMNHKGEFWVALNAGRFGEIDDDAPDPIGIKYDREGRILKQLDGNGKDVFSSITEINEVNRTLYNIGSVTKPYVAILKF, from the exons ATGAT CATCGCATTTGATTGTAAAGGCGAAGGGCCATACGTTGGAGTATTTGATGGTCCGATACTTAAATGGCATGGACCAAAACTTGGTTGGAAAGAGTTTGCTATTCCTTCGTCAATTAA GAAAAAAGAGTTGTGTGATGGGTCTACAAATCCTAATCTTGAACCAATATGTGGAAGGCCATTGGGTTGGAAATTTAACCCAATAACTTGTGATCTCTATGTCGGTGATGCTTATTTTGGCCTTCTAATGATTAGACCTAATGGTGGCATAGCACAAACTCTAGTTACCTCAATTGAAGGAATCCCATTTAAGTTTATAAATGGGTTAGATATTGAAAGTAGTACTGgagttatttattttacagaTAGTAATACTACTTTCCAGAGAAG ATATGCAGATTTTTTGTCCAGATCAATTGATATTAGTGAAAGGCTATTAAAATATGATCTACATACAAAAAACGCATCTGTTATATACACAAGTTTGATGTTTCCAAACGGAGTAGCTTTGAGCAAaaatcattcttttcttttggtgGCTGAAACAATACGAACAAGGATATTGAAGTTCAATCTTGGTACAAATAATTTTGAGCCTGAAGTGTTTGTTGTGCTACTTAGAGTTCCTGATAATATTAAGATGAATCATAAAGGAGAATTCTGGGTAGCTTTAAATGCAGGAAGGTTTGGAGAGATCGATGATGATGCTCCGGATCCAATAGGAATTAAGTACGATCGAGAAGGAAGAATTTTAAAA CAACTGGACGGAAATGGTAAAGATGTATTTAGTTCTATTACTGAGATTAATGAAGTTAACCGAACTTTATATAATATTGGTTCGGTTACAAAACCTTATGttgctattttaaaattttaa